Below is a window of Picosynechococcus sp. PCC 7002 DNA.
TGAACAATTTCTAGTTGCTCCCGGAGATTCACCTCAAGGCGTCCGAGGAGATTGTGGGCATATTGATCCGCATCTTGTTGGATGGCCTGGGCCTCGGCGATCGCCTGGTTTTTCATTTGCTGCACTTCCTGGGACACCTGCTGCCGAAAGGCCTCTAGATCAGCGAGGGTACTTTGGCGGAGGGCTTGGCATTCCTGCTCTGTGGTGTAGCGTAATTGAGCCGCCTGTTGCTCAGCTTGCCGGGTGAGGGCCATCTCGTCTAAGTATTGGGCGGCCTGCTGCTTGGCACTGGTGACAATCCGATCCGCATCGGCTTCGGCCTGTTCAACGAGGTGTTGCTTATATTGGAGCACTTCGACGGCCCGCTCAATAATTTCAGGAACACTGGCCCGTACCGCATCGAGCTGGTCTAAAACATCGTTGTCTTTAACGAGAGTTAGTCCCGTGAGGGGAATTTGAAAGCCTTCAAAAATTACTTCTTCTAAATGGGTGAGCTGTTCCTGCACATTCAAGTCTACCCCTCGATAAAGGGTTGGGGAGTTGGCATTATTGTCGGTGGGCTTACCTGGGGAGGATGAACTTTGTACCATTGATAAAGATCTTCAGCGACATTGTCAGGAACGAGGTGATCAACGGAACCACCAAATTTAGCAATTTCTTTGACGACGCTGCTGCTGAGAAAACTATATTCGTTGGAGGTCGCCAGGAATACTGTCTCGATATTATCCCAAAGCGTCTTATTTGTATGCGCCATCTGTAGCTCCTTCTCGAAGTCGGACAGCACCCGTAGCCCTCGTAGTAATACACCCGCATTACGTTGTCGGGCGTAGTCGGTGGTTAAACCCGTGAAACTCGCCACTTCTACATTGGGTAAATGTTGGGTACAGCGACGAATCTGGGCCACGCGCTTTTCGAGGCTAAAAATCGGCGATTTACTGGGATTGCACAGCACCGCCACGATTACTTTTTCAAAGAGGCGATCGCCCCGTTCAATAATATCGAGATGACCCAGGGTGATCGGATCAAAGCTTCCAGGATAAATAGCAATCACAAAATACAGCGCCACACAGAAGAGATCGGCTTTATTGTGACATATTGTTTCCCCAAGCCCCTAGGCAAACCCAGGGACATCA
It encodes the following:
- the coaD gene encoding pantetheine-phosphate adenylyltransferase yields the protein MIAIYPGSFDPITLGHLDIIERGDRLFEKVIVAVLCNPSKSPIFSLEKRVAQIRRCTQHLPNVEVASFTGLTTDYARQRNAGVLLRGLRVLSDFEKELQMAHTNKTLWDNIETVFLATSNEYSFLSSSVVKEIAKFGGSVDHLVPDNVAEDLYQWYKVHPPQVSPPTIMPTPQPFIEG